The following coding sequences lie in one Candoia aspera isolate rCanAsp1 chromosome 11, rCanAsp1.hap2, whole genome shotgun sequence genomic window:
- the ATXN1L gene encoding ataxin-1-like, which yields MRAAQERGQGCLPPKKRELPAPASGGDGDEPGRSAERDAAAGGEALAEWPHAAAGKQSRAPSRYSEPGGGGDTSDSPSETLASLTVDQYGLLYKVTVPPTTFAPVVNVSPLSPAYSVTSQLLQQQHPAIPYPSIHYTQLPTTPLQFVGSHYSVPYAVPPGFLPSHLLPSSAGLTASHIPHFVPYAPNLLSDDSAPSQTTHNFGKTSASVSPSGPLQPHIGGQLLDVSQGQIPIYYQMSRLPAGYSAFEASVVGLNSDQPLRENQLDPKRLTMNGLQRSAVGAKESEAEGQWPRTAGEYGVGTPVLRMEVSVPSQPSTPDLEVQRVVGVLSSSEYSICSAQQKDNFSPLNLSHRNAAEQKEESGRSPVHVTAEKSHLQRLSAKSPEEQLCSRQNLRGLTLVNGKPVLGPLQPTVQEGLEIESSDVLPQEVQPEAAFARSQGHLPSHFMKGAIIQLATGELKRVEDLQTQDFVRSAEVSGGLKIDSSTVVDIQESPWQGFVMLHFVVGEQQSKVSIDVPPEHPFFVYGQGWSSCSPERTALLFSLPCHKLQVGDVCISISLQSLNGKLVPQSSSQGTIQERPEQSGQILREAQGQVREKSPFQRRIAALGLPQESPYLEPISVYGWAGPSFQKLMEEPRISLLRPSFIPQEVKLSIEGRSNAGK from the coding sequence ATGCGGGCGGCCCAGGAACGCGGCCAGGGCTGCCTCCCGCCCAAGAAGCGAGAGCTGCCCGCGCCCGCCAGCGGTGGTGACGGCGACGAGCCGGGTAGGTCGGCGGAGCGCGATGCGGCGGCCGGCGGGGAGGCTTTGGCGGAGTGGCCTCACGCGGCGGCGGGCAAACAAAGCCGCGCGCCTTCGCGTTACAGCGAGCCCGGCGGCGGTGGCGACACCAGCGACAGCCCCAGCGAAACTCTGGCCAGCTTGACTGTGGACCAGTACGGCTTGTTGTACAAGGTGACTGTGCCCCCGACCACTTTCGCCCCGGTGGTGAACGTGAGCCCGCTCTCCCCCGCCTACAGCGTGACCTCGCAGCtcctgcagcagcagcatccaGCAATCCCGTATCCGTCTATCCATTACACGCAGCTCCCTACTACCCCTTTACAGTTTGTGGGGTCGCATTACTCAGTGCCCTATGCTGTGCCCCCTGGCTTCCTCCCCAGCCACCTGCTGCCTTCTTCAGCTGGCCTCACCGCCTCTCATATCCCTCACTTTGTGCCCTACGCACCAAATCTCCTGTCCGATGACTCTGCTCCCTCACAGACAACCCACAATTTTGGCAAGACTTCTGCCTCAGTTTCACCTTCAGGCCCTCTGCAACCTCATATTGGAGGCCAGCTTCTGGACGTTTCACAGGGCCAGATTCCAATTTATTACCAGATGTCCCGTCTGCCAGCAGGTTATTCAGCATTTGAGGCTTCTGTTGTTGGTCTGAACTCAGACCAACCTTTGCGGGAGAACCAGCTTGATCCCAAAAGACTTACAATGAATGGGCTGCAAAGGTCTGCTGTGGGGGCAAAAGAGAGCGAAGCTGAAGGGCAGTGGCCAAGGACTGCTGGGGAGTATGGTGTAGGTACTCCAGTCTTGAGAATGGAGGTCTCAGTGCCATCTCAGCCAAGTACTCCAGATCTAGAAGTACAGAGAGTAGTGGGGGTACTGTCTTCCTCAGAATATTCTATTTGTTCTGCTCAGCAGAAGGACAACTTCAGCCCTCTTAACCTGTCCCATCGTAATGCTGCAGAGCAGAAAGAGGAATCAGGGAGGAGCCCAGTACACGTTACTGCTGAGAAGAGTCACTTGCAAAGACTGTCTGCAAAGTCCCCTGAGGAACAACTCTGCTCTAGGCAAAATCTCAGAGGGCTGACCCTGGTCAATGGCAAGCCGGTCCTAGGACCCCTCCAGCCTACAGTTCAGGAGGGCCTGGAAATAGAGAGCTCTGACGTGCTACCCCAAGAGGTGCAGCCGGAAGCAGCTTTTGCCCGCTCCCAGGGCCATCTGCCCTCCCACTTCATGAAAGGAGCCATTATTCAGTTGGCTACTGGGGAACTCAAGCGAGTCGAGGATTTGCAAACCCAGGACTTTGTGCGTAGTGCAGAGGTGAGTGGCGGCCTCAAGATCGATTCCAGCACAGTGGTGGACATTCAGGAAAGCCCTTGGCAGGGCTTTGTAATGCTGCATTTTGTAGTTGGAGAGCAGCAGAGCAAAGTGAGCATTGATGTCCCCCCTGAGCACCCTTTCTTTGTGTATGGTCAGGGCTGGTCATCATGCAGCCCAGAGAGGACAGCTCTGCTCTTCTCCCTCCCTTGTCATAAGCTTCAGGTGGGAGATGTTTGTATTTCCATCAGTTTACAAAGCCTGAATGGGAAGTTGGTTCCACAAAGTAGTTCTCAGGGCACCATCCAAGAGAGACCAGAGCAAAGTGGGCAAATCCTTCGGGAGGCACAAGGTCAGGTGAGGGAGAAGAGTCCATTTCAGAGGAGAATAGCAGCATTAGGCTTGCCCCAAGAATCTCCCTATCTAGAACCCATTTCTGTATATGGCTGGGCAGGTCCCAGCTTCCAAAAATTAATGGAGGAGCCTCGTATATCCCTGCTCCGCCCATCATTTATTCCCCAGGAAGTCAAGTTGTCCATAGAGGGTCGTTCGAATGCAGGGAAATGA
- the IST1 gene encoding IST1 homolog isoform X1, whose protein sequence is MLGSGFKAERLRVNLRLVINRLKLLEKKKTELAQKARKEIADYLSAGKDERARIRVEHIIREDYLVEAMEILELYCDLLLARFGLIHSMKELDSGLAEAVSTLIWAAPRLQSEVAELKIVADQLCAKYSKEYGKLCRSNQIGTVNDRLMHKLNVEAPPKILVERYLIEIAKNYNVPYEPDSVVMAEAPAGVEADLIDVGFVDDIKKGGGGGSGGFMAPLPGPEGVLPLPMPSPVPPFSYPRPKGPESFNGLPVGTYQPFTGLHPPPIPAIPPTYESVYDENTDKEAPSLHVVTGPHVKPEAKGQPPVPMPRSGDRFVLPELPSVPDTLPAASAGTSTSASDEIDFDDLSRRFEELKKKT, encoded by the exons ATGCTGGGCTCCGGGTTCAAGGCTGAGCGCTTGCGCGTTAATCTCCGTCTCGTCATTAATCGTCTGAAATtgttggagaaaaagaaaa CTGAGTTGGCCCAGAAGGCCCGGAAGGAAATTGCTGATTATCTCTCCGCTGGCAAGGATGAACGGGCTCGTATCCGTGTGGAGCACATTATTCGGGAGGATTACCTGGTGGAAGCCATGGAGATCTTGGAGTTGTATTGTGACCTGCTTTTAGCTCGCTTTGGCCTCATTCATTCAATGAA AGAGCTGGACTCTGGCCTGGCAGAAGCAGTGTCTACCCTCATCTGGGCAGCTCCTCGATTGCAGTCAGAGGTGGCTGAGCTGAAAATT GTTGCTGATCAGCTATGTGCTAAATACAGCAAGGAATATGGCAAGCTATGCCGAAGCAACCAGATTGGAACGGTTAATGACAGG TTAATGCATAAGCTGAACGTAGAAGCACCTCCTAAAATCCTGGTGGAGAGGTACTTGATTGAGATTGCCAAGAACTACAATGTGCCCTATGAACCGGATTCTGTGGTCATG GCTGAGGCTCCTGCAGGTGTAGAAGCAGACTTGATCGATGTAGGATTTGTGGATGACATCAAGAAAGGTGGTGGTGGCGGCAGCGGTGGCTTCATGGCCCCATTACCTGGACCCGAAGGAGTCTTGCCCCTGCCGATGCCGTCTCCAGTTCCTCCTTTCTCCTACCCACGTCCAAAGGGGCCG GAGAGCTTCAATGGGCTACCCGTGGGTACTTACCAACCATTCACTGGCCTTCATCCTCCTCCAATTCCAGCAATTCCTCCAACATATGAATCT GTGTATGATGAGAATACTGACAAGGAAGCGCCATCCTTACATGTTGTGACTG GTCCACATGTGAAGCCAGAAGCCAAGGGGCAGCCACCAGTCCCCATGCCCCGTTCGGGCGATCGCTTTGTGTTGCCAGAGTTGCCATCTGTGCCAGATACACTGCCTGCTGCTTCTGCTGGCACCAGCACATCTGCCTCAGACGAGATTGACTTTGATGATCTGTCCCGGAGGTTCGAGgagctgaaaaagaaaacttaa
- the IST1 gene encoding IST1 homolog isoform X2 yields the protein MLGSGFKAERLRVNLRLVINRLKLLEKKKTELAQKARKEIADYLSAGKDERARIRVEHIIREDYLVEAMEILELYCDLLLARFGLIHSMKELDSGLAEAVSTLIWAAPRLQSEVAELKILMHKLNVEAPPKILVERYLIEIAKNYNVPYEPDSVVMAEAPAGVEADLIDVGFVDDIKKGGGGGSGGFMAPLPGPEGVLPLPMPSPVPPFSYPRPKGPESFNGLPVGTYQPFTGLHPPPIPAIPPTYESVYDENTDKEAPSLHVVTGPHVKPEAKGQPPVPMPRSGDRFVLPELPSVPDTLPAASAGTSTSASDEIDFDDLSRRFEELKKKT from the exons ATGCTGGGCTCCGGGTTCAAGGCTGAGCGCTTGCGCGTTAATCTCCGTCTCGTCATTAATCGTCTGAAATtgttggagaaaaagaaaa CTGAGTTGGCCCAGAAGGCCCGGAAGGAAATTGCTGATTATCTCTCCGCTGGCAAGGATGAACGGGCTCGTATCCGTGTGGAGCACATTATTCGGGAGGATTACCTGGTGGAAGCCATGGAGATCTTGGAGTTGTATTGTGACCTGCTTTTAGCTCGCTTTGGCCTCATTCATTCAATGAA AGAGCTGGACTCTGGCCTGGCAGAAGCAGTGTCTACCCTCATCTGGGCAGCTCCTCGATTGCAGTCAGAGGTGGCTGAGCTGAAAATT TTAATGCATAAGCTGAACGTAGAAGCACCTCCTAAAATCCTGGTGGAGAGGTACTTGATTGAGATTGCCAAGAACTACAATGTGCCCTATGAACCGGATTCTGTGGTCATG GCTGAGGCTCCTGCAGGTGTAGAAGCAGACTTGATCGATGTAGGATTTGTGGATGACATCAAGAAAGGTGGTGGTGGCGGCAGCGGTGGCTTCATGGCCCCATTACCTGGACCCGAAGGAGTCTTGCCCCTGCCGATGCCGTCTCCAGTTCCTCCTTTCTCCTACCCACGTCCAAAGGGGCCG GAGAGCTTCAATGGGCTACCCGTGGGTACTTACCAACCATTCACTGGCCTTCATCCTCCTCCAATTCCAGCAATTCCTCCAACATATGAATCT GTGTATGATGAGAATACTGACAAGGAAGCGCCATCCTTACATGTTGTGACTG GTCCACATGTGAAGCCAGAAGCCAAGGGGCAGCCACCAGTCCCCATGCCCCGTTCGGGCGATCGCTTTGTGTTGCCAGAGTTGCCATCTGTGCCAGATACACTGCCTGCTGCTTCTGCTGGCACCAGCACATCTGCCTCAGACGAGATTGACTTTGATGATCTGTCCCGGAGGTTCGAGgagctgaaaaagaaaacttaa
- the ZNF821 gene encoding zinc finger protein 821, which translates to MALLLGRKDPPARKRKQGRFSGWAICVTVLAAPPTPAAPDARFRRRGRLYTCPAWGAVLGRRPPVDGAAAAAAAASAGSPRALPESNRDPLRLRPPGLRARLSAPCPGAPRWLRDGRAGAASCRRREDPARRAPAGRSPCTSRALPPPRRHLLLGDPPGGSLSTAAATPRAERGNGGRRVPPGAPPRGEAMSRRKQATPNKVRWEQVLAGLEEHKRRAVMRKSLPGLLGVQPPVMGQELPPPPGKPSSSSDSEEETTQDEASSPASEEDRAGATVKKEQGSAEQLGHRKQMGLHANPDASMGLSRCPLCQLECGSREQLVTHVYQHTAAAVSAKSYLCPVCSRALSSPGSLGRHLLIHSEDQLSNCAVCGARFTSHSTFNSEKVPEVLSGDALPVPPQEGSSSAEEKAATLSPAVYPAGILLVCNSCVAYRKLLEAQAPGVRKWALRRQNEPLEARLQRLERERTAKKSRRDNETPEEREVRRMRDREAKRLQRMQETDEQRARRLQRDREAMRLKRANETPEKRQARLIREREAKRLKRRLEKMDMMLRAQFGQDPSAMAALAAEMNFFPLPGGGVELDGPLLSKMSFEEPSPSTLH; encoded by the exons ATGGCACTACTTCTCGGGCGGAAGGACCCGCCAGCAAGGAAACGGAAGCAGGGACGCTTTTCCGGATGGGCAATCTGCGTTACCGTCCTCGCGGCCCCACCGACTCCCGCGGCTCCGGATGCGAGGTTCCGGCGTCGCGGACGCCTTTACACCTGCCCCGCCTGGGGCGCTGTGCTGGGCCGGCGCCCTCCAGTAGAtggtgcggcggcggcggcggcggcggcgtctgCCGGGTCCCCCCGAGCGCTGCCGGAGAGCAACCGTGACCCCCTTCGGCTCCGCCCGCCCGGGCTTCGCGCCAGGCTCTCCGCGCCCTGCCCCGGAGCCCCCCGGTGGCTGCGGGACGGCCGGGCCGGAGCTGCGTCCTGCCGTCGGAGGGAGGATCCAGCGCGGCGCGCGCCCGCCGGCCGGTCCCCGTGCACGAGCCGGGCGCTCCCGCCGCCGCGCCGCCATCTTCTCCTCGGCGACCCGCCGGGTGGTTCTTTGTCCACCGCTGCTGCCACGCCGCGGGCCGAGCGCGGCAACGGAGGGCGGCGAGTGCCGCCAG GGGCGCCCCCGCGGGGGGAAGCCATGTCCCGCCGGAAACAGGCCACCCCCAATAAAGTCCGCT GGGAGCAGGTCTTGGCTGGGCTGGAGGAGCACAAGCGGCGGGCAGTCATGAGGAAGAGCCTTCCGGGGCTGCTGGGGGTCCAGCCTCCCGTCATGGGGCAGGAGCTGCCACCGCCCCCAGGGAAACCATCCAGCAGCA GTGACAGTGAGGAGGAGACCACCCAGGACGAGGCCTCTTCTCCTGCTTCTGAGGAGGACAGAGCAGGAGCAACTGTGAAGAAGGAACAGGGATCTGCTGAGCAGCTTGGGCACAGGAAGC agaTGGGGTTACATGCTAACCCAGATGCCTCGATGGGACTCTCCCGCTGTCCTCTTTGCCAGCTAGAATGCGGCAGCAGGGAACAGCTTGTGACTCACGTGTATCAG CACACAGCGGCTGCAGTCAGTGCCAAGAGCTACCTGTGTCCTGTCTGCAGCCGAGCACTCAGCTCCCCAGGGTCGCTGGGTAGGCACCTCCTCATCCACTCTGAGGACCAGCTGTCCAACTGTGCAGTATGTGGGGCGCGTTTCACCAGCCACAGTACTTTCAACAG TGAGAAGGTGCCAGAGGTGCTGTCTGGAGATGCTCTGCCTGTTCCTCCCCAAGAGGGTTCTTCTAGTGCCGAAGAGAAAGCTGCCACTCTCAGCCCTGCTGTGTATCCTGCTGGCATCCTCCTTGTGTGCAACAGCTGTGTGGCTTACCGCAAACTTCTGGAAGCTCAAGCCCCTGGGGTGCGCAAGTGGGCCTTGCGGCGGCAGAACGAACCCCTGGAAGCAAGGCTGCAGCGCCTAGAACGAGAACGCACAGCCAAGAAAAGCCGCCGGGACAACGAAACCCCAGAAGAGCGGGAAGTGAGGCGCATGCGGGACAGGGAGGCCAAGCGCCTGCAGCGGATGCAGGAGACAGACGAGCAGCGTGCACGGCGTCTGCAGAGAGATCGTGAAGCCATGCGTCTCAAACGTGCCAATGAAACCCCCGAGAAGCGGCAGGCTCGCCTCATCCGGGAGCGTGAAGCAAAGCGGCTGAAGAGGCGGCTGGAAAAAATGGACATGATGCTGCGTGCTCAGTTTGGCCAGGACCCCTCAGCAATGGCGGCACTGGCTGCCGAGATGAACTTCTTCCCGCTCCCTGGGGGAGGTGTGGAATTGGACGGCCCATTGCTCAGCAAAATGTCCTTTGAGGAACCAAGCCCCAGCACGCTGCACTGA